The window TGCTGTGAGCGTCGCGCGGAACGTCGATTTCCCATTGATGCAAGTCAACGGCGTTCCGGTCGAGGCGCGCAAAACCGGACGAAGCGCAAGCGTTACCGCGATCGCGTCGCGGCGGGCGCGCACGCACGCCGCCGAGCCGCATATCACGGGCGAATGGCGGGCGGCGGCATGGTGTCGGCGCGCGCTGTCAGGCGATCCTGCGCAGGCCGTCGGAAATTGCCGACACGGCCGCCCGACGTCGGACAGCAAGCTCAGGCCGCGCTGATTGTGCCGCGCGGCGTCGCCGCCAATACTCAAAACATGGCAGTACGCCATGCATCGAGCGGTTGGCGCACGGTTGGTCCGCGCCGCCGCCGCACTGGGAGCCCGCGATGATCGATCCGACCGCAGCGCACGCCGACGCCGCCGATTCCAATGGCGAACCGCCGGTCGGTGCGCACCTCGTGACGCGCCGACCCGGCTATCTGCATCACGGCATCTATATCGGCGACGGCAACGTGATTCACTACGCAGGTTGGTCGCGCGATCCGAGCGGCGGCCCGGTCGAAGTGGTCACGCTCGACGGCTTCCGGGCCGGCCGCGCGCTCGCGGTGGTGCGCCACGCGCATGCGCCCTACGACGGGATGCAGGCCGCGCGCCGCGCGGCGTCGCGCCTCGGCGAATGCCGCTACCGGCTGCTGACGAACAACTGCGAGCATTTCTGCCTGTGGTGCCTGTTCGGCGTCGGCCGGAGCGAACAGGTGGCGTCGTGCCTGCGCAATCCGGCGCATGGCCTCGCGGTCGCGGCGATGCTGATCGCCTGGGTGCTGGCTGCGCGGTTGTATCCGGGGATGGGTGGGCGGGGGTAAACGGCATGGCGCGTTACTGGCCTGCCAGCAACTGCCGCCGCATCACCGGCGGTCGCGCCGGACCGCACAGCGCTTCACCCGCCCGCTCGCAATTCGACTCGCCGATGCCGATGCCGATGCCGACCGACCCGTTCGCCATCACGACCGCATTGTCGCGCATCGCTCACGGATAGCCTCTCCGTCCCATCGCGGCACCGATTCGCGCCGCCCCGGCCACCCGCCGCAACCTCCCACTCACCG of the Burkholderia ubonensis genome contains:
- a CDS encoding lecithin retinol acyltransferase family protein — its product is MIDPTAAHADAADSNGEPPVGAHLVTRRPGYLHHGIYIGDGNVIHYAGWSRDPSGGPVEVVTLDGFRAGRALAVVRHAHAPYDGMQAARRAASRLGECRYRLLTNNCEHFCLWCLFGVGRSEQVASCLRNPAHGLAVAAMLIAWVLAARLYPGMGGRG